The following proteins come from a genomic window of Edaphobacter sp. 4G125:
- the serA gene encoding phosphoglycerate dehydrogenase, whose protein sequence is MKIVLAEKVSPATLAIFQQEPGWQVVTADQIKNGLAAELADADALVVRSAVQADAKLLESAPKLRVIGRAGVGVDNIDTDAATRRGIVVMNTPGANAIAVAELTLGLMVSLARAIPRANSTMHQGKWEKKTLQGRELRGKTFGIVGLGRIGLEVARRARAFGMELIGYDPFIAPVIARENDVTLVPIDEIFRRSDYLTLHVGLTAQTEGMINATSLAIMKKGVRIINCARGELIVEQALADALKSGHVGGAALDVFHSEPLKDSAFFGLDNVILSPHIAGSTDEAQEAIGIQLARQVSDYLKLGVVQNAVNLPSLTHEEYTEVAPYIEMAERLGHFLSHATPGNLENIQISYTGRLATGKTDLVRNAALAGIFSGSEGNGESKGTANRINAAAIAEERGIRVQEDKKEFTTGGAGSVLKLTLHSSAGDASASATVLHGNSPRLLSYDGIDIEAPLTGTLVAIRNHDVPGVIGRIGTILGEHSVNIANFALGRSTRSQRVPQGQALAVVQIDVPNATTANAAVEALRKVEAIASVRLIELGKL, encoded by the coding sequence TTGAAGATCGTTCTCGCTGAAAAAGTCTCTCCCGCCACCCTTGCCATCTTCCAGCAGGAACCAGGCTGGCAGGTCGTTACCGCCGACCAGATCAAGAACGGCCTTGCCGCCGAGCTTGCCGACGCGGACGCCCTGGTCGTGCGCTCCGCAGTTCAGGCTGATGCCAAGCTGCTGGAGTCCGCCCCGAAGCTTCGCGTCATCGGCCGCGCTGGCGTAGGCGTGGATAACATCGATACCGACGCTGCCACCCGCCGCGGCATCGTTGTGATGAATACTCCCGGAGCCAACGCGATCGCCGTCGCTGAGTTGACCCTCGGCCTGATGGTGTCGCTCGCCCGTGCCATTCCTCGTGCCAATTCCACCATGCACCAGGGCAAGTGGGAAAAGAAGACCCTACAGGGCCGCGAACTGCGCGGAAAGACGTTCGGCATCGTCGGCTTGGGCCGTATCGGTCTCGAGGTCGCTCGCCGCGCCCGTGCCTTCGGAATGGAGCTGATCGGCTACGACCCCTTTATCGCGCCGGTGATCGCCCGCGAAAACGACGTCACCCTTGTTCCTATCGATGAGATTTTCCGTCGCTCCGACTACCTCACCTTGCATGTCGGCCTCACTGCGCAGACCGAGGGCATGATCAACGCTACTTCGCTCGCCATCATGAAGAAAGGCGTCCGCATCATCAACTGTGCCCGCGGTGAGCTGATCGTTGAGCAGGCGCTGGCCGATGCCCTCAAGAGCGGCCACGTCGGCGGAGCTGCCCTCGACGTCTTCCATTCGGAACCGCTCAAGGATTCCGCTTTCTTCGGACTCGACAACGTGATCCTCTCACCGCACATTGCTGGTTCCACCGATGAGGCCCAGGAAGCTATCGGCATCCAGCTTGCCCGTCAGGTAAGCGACTATCTCAAGCTGGGTGTCGTGCAGAATGCGGTCAATCTGCCTTCGCTCACCCACGAGGAGTACACCGAGGTCGCTCCTTATATCGAGATGGCCGAGCGTCTTGGCCACTTTCTCTCGCACGCCACGCCGGGAAACCTGGAGAACATCCAGATCAGCTACACCGGCCGCCTCGCAACCGGAAAGACCGATCTGGTACGTAACGCCGCCCTGGCCGGGATCTTCTCAGGCTCGGAAGGCAATGGCGAATCGAAGGGAACCGCCAATCGCATCAACGCGGCGGCCATCGCAGAAGAGCGCGGAATCCGGGTGCAGGAGGACAAGAAGGAGTTCACTACTGGAGGCGCGGGGTCGGTCCTTAAGCTGACGCTGCATTCCTCCGCAGGAGACGCTTCGGCTTCCGCCACCGTTCTGCACGGCAACTCGCCACGTCTGCTGTCCTACGATGGCATTGATATCGAAGCTCCGTTGACCGGAACCCTGGTGGCGATTCGCAACCACGATGTTCCCGGTGTGATCGGACGCATCGGAACTATCCTGGGCGAGCACTCGGTCAATATCGCCAATTTCGCTCTCGGACGCTCCACCCGCTCGCAGCGCGTTCCACAGGGACAGGCCCTGGCCGTCGTCCAGATCGACGTCCCCAATGCAACTACAGCCAACGCTGCCGTCGAGGCGCTCCGTAAGGTGGAGGCAATCGCCAGCGTTCGGCTGATCGAACTGGGCAAGCTGTAA
- the ogt gene encoding methylated-DNA--[protein]-cysteine S-methyltransferase → MSQIMHLSLDRLATPIGEMLLVADEEGSLRAIDWSDYEARMHRLLRLHYGQDGFRLEPVRNPHGLSETMARYFAGELSVIDTLPVKTAGTSFQREVWRALRAIECGKTISYAELAKRIGRSNTVRAVGTANGANPIGVVVPCHRVIGANGSLTGYGGGMERKAWLLRHEGCAQVSETLSLFTSPVLS, encoded by the coding sequence ATGAGCCAAATCATGCATTTGTCGTTGGATCGGCTTGCTACTCCAATCGGAGAGATGCTCCTTGTTGCTGACGAAGAAGGAAGTCTTCGTGCGATCGACTGGTCGGACTATGAGGCGCGAATGCATCGTCTGCTCCGGCTCCATTACGGTCAGGATGGTTTCCGGCTTGAACCAGTTCGCAATCCTCATGGTCTCTCCGAAACGATGGCCCGGTACTTTGCGGGTGAACTCTCCGTGATCGACACCTTACCTGTAAAGACTGCGGGAACCTCTTTCCAAAGGGAGGTCTGGCGTGCGCTTCGCGCTATCGAATGTGGCAAAACGATCTCTTACGCGGAACTTGCGAAGCGGATCGGGCGCTCGAATACTGTCCGGGCTGTTGGAACGGCCAACGGTGCAAACCCTATTGGCGTCGTTGTGCCTTGTCACCGCGTGATCGGAGCGAATGGCTCATTGACCGGCTATGGTGGCGGTATGGAGCGAAAGGCATGGCTGCTCCGGCATGAGGGCTGTGCTCAGGTGAGCGAGACTCTGAGCCTGTTTACTTCGCCAGTTCTGTCTTGA
- the alr gene encoding alanine racemase: MKSWVEISEERLTANYRCLKEAAGADITVLAVVKADAYGHGAELCAPVLAAAGAEWLGVTDAGEGAAVRTALQRAGIASAQQPRILVMSESLDEDADVLVASELTPVVSTISQMEALAHALNDGDSARSFAVHLEIDTGMSRQGVAIGASLDEVLRWLNLQNRIHLEGVMTHFASAEIAGSHQTLQQQRCFEQALHQVQDAGLRPAWIHAGNSSTVDNPFPEDGGTFCWLRNVAKDVSARCMVRSGLALYGYSLPIEVQQGYAGVHEARIRPSLKPVMTWKTRVTGLREIEPGARIGYNGIFMAERRMRLALLPAGYADGLRRDLSATNTSPAGWVMFGKERAPIVGRVSMNLTTVDVTAIPSIKVGDEAILLGEGITADDHACIARTIPYEILCGVKSPRILS, from the coding sequence GTGAAGAGCTGGGTGGAGATCTCAGAAGAGCGGCTAACCGCCAATTATCGTTGCCTTAAAGAAGCTGCAGGTGCAGACATCACCGTATTGGCCGTGGTTAAGGCTGATGCTTACGGCCACGGCGCAGAGCTGTGCGCTCCTGTGCTGGCCGCAGCAGGAGCCGAGTGGCTGGGAGTTACTGATGCTGGTGAGGGCGCGGCCGTAAGAACCGCTCTTCAGAGGGCCGGGATTGCATCAGCCCAACAGCCGCGCATTCTGGTGATGAGCGAGTCACTCGATGAAGATGCCGACGTTCTGGTCGCTTCCGAACTGACTCCTGTTGTCTCGACGATCTCTCAGATGGAAGCCCTGGCCCACGCTCTGAACGATGGCGATTCCGCGCGCTCGTTTGCCGTGCATCTTGAGATTGACACGGGTATGTCGCGACAGGGAGTCGCCATAGGCGCCAGTCTGGATGAGGTTTTGCGATGGCTGAATCTGCAAAACAGAATTCACCTGGAAGGCGTGATGACGCATTTCGCCTCTGCCGAGATCGCCGGATCGCACCAGACTCTTCAGCAACAGCGTTGCTTTGAGCAGGCATTGCACCAGGTGCAGGACGCCGGGCTGAGACCCGCGTGGATCCACGCAGGCAACTCCTCCACGGTCGACAATCCGTTTCCAGAAGATGGGGGAACATTCTGCTGGCTGAGGAATGTAGCGAAGGATGTGTCCGCACGCTGCATGGTGCGAAGCGGTCTTGCGCTCTACGGTTACAGTCTTCCCATCGAAGTCCAACAGGGATATGCAGGAGTTCACGAAGCTCGCATTCGACCCAGCCTCAAACCCGTGATGACGTGGAAGACCCGCGTGACCGGCCTGCGCGAGATCGAGCCTGGCGCAAGGATCGGTTATAACGGAATCTTCATGGCGGAGCGCCGCATGAGGCTGGCGCTGCTTCCCGCAGGCTATGCCGATGGGCTCAGGCGCGACCTGTCAGCCACCAATACAAGTCCGGCCGGATGGGTCATGTTCGGCAAGGAGCGCGCTCCTATTGTTGGACGCGTTTCGATGAACCTGACGACTGTCGATGTAACTGCCATTCCCTCGATCAAGGTTGGCGATGAGGCAATCCTTCTTGGCGAAGGCATCACCGCCGACGATCATGCCTGCATTGCCAGAACGATCCCCTACGAG
- a CDS encoding pyridoxal-phosphate-dependent aminotransferase family protein, whose amino-acid sequence MIRKTRLFTPGPTPLLPAAQFAMAAADIHHRTPEFRALFSRVLSQLKDFVGTKNDVLVLSSGGTGAMEAAVSNLTSPGDRVLVLTAGKFGERWSALTKAFGCHVDVIEKPYGQTFSLDEVKAALKLETRAVFVQATESSTGVRHDVEGIAKLLKDAKSEALLIVDAITGLGTTHLDMDGWGIDVLIGGSQKAVMISPGLSYIALSQRAWDRMESTYNPRYYFDLRKERKNAAKGESAYTPPVALIAALGASLDYIASQADGNLAEGRKKLVDNAETCAAMTRAAATAMGLKLFAPAGYEAAAATAILPPEGTDSGVIVKGLKSKFAAIVTDGQGEMKGHLFRIAHIGFFDYLDTIAIIGALEQVAIAAKLPLPGFAFGNGLIAAQKVFAERTK is encoded by the coding sequence ATGATCCGCAAAACGCGCCTCTTTACTCCTGGGCCTACGCCCCTGCTTCCCGCCGCCCAGTTCGCCATGGCGGCCGCCGATATCCACCACCGCACCCCTGAGTTCCGCGCCCTGTTTTCCCGTGTTCTGTCGCAGCTGAAGGACTTCGTCGGTACCAAGAACGACGTTCTGGTTCTTTCGAGCGGCGGTACTGGAGCCATGGAGGCTGCGGTTTCCAATCTGACTTCGCCCGGTGACCGTGTCCTTGTCCTGACCGCCGGTAAGTTCGGTGAGCGCTGGAGCGCGCTGACCAAGGCCTTCGGCTGCCATGTCGATGTGATTGAAAAGCCCTATGGCCAGACCTTCTCGCTCGATGAAGTCAAGGCAGCGCTCAAGCTTGAGACCCGCGCCGTCTTCGTACAGGCGACCGAGTCCTCGACCGGCGTCCGCCACGATGTGGAAGGGATTGCGAAGCTGCTGAAAGATGCCAAGTCCGAGGCACTGTTGATCGTCGATGCGATCACCGGACTCGGTACTACGCACCTCGACATGGACGGTTGGGGAATCGACGTGTTGATTGGTGGTTCGCAGAAGGCCGTCATGATCTCGCCCGGTCTCAGCTATATCGCGTTGAGCCAGCGTGCATGGGACCGCATGGAGTCGACCTACAATCCGCGTTACTACTTCGATCTCCGCAAGGAGCGCAAGAATGCTGCCAAGGGTGAGAGCGCGTATACGCCTCCCGTTGCTCTGATCGCAGCTCTTGGAGCCTCGCTCGACTATATCGCCAGCCAGGCGGATGGAAATCTCGCAGAAGGCCGCAAGAAGCTGGTCGACAATGCCGAGACCTGCGCCGCCATGACTCGCGCAGCCGCAACCGCGATGGGCCTAAAGCTTTTCGCGCCTGCCGGTTATGAGGCTGCCGCCGCAACTGCAATTCTGCCACCCGAGGGTACGGACTCCGGCGTCATCGTCAAGGGCCTCAAGTCGAAGTTCGCCGCTATCGTCACCGACGGACAGGGCGAGATGAAGGGACACCTCTTCCGCATCGCGCACATCGGCTTCTTCGACTACCTGGACACGATCGCCATCATTGGCGCTCTTGAGCAGGTCGCCATCGCAGCCAAACTCCCACTGCCCGGCTTCGCCTTCGGTAACGGCCTCATTGCTGCCCAGAAGGTCTTCGCCGAGCGAACAAAGTAG
- a CDS encoding zinc-dependent alcohol dehydrogenase family protein, which yields MKAAILHASASSLLIEDVPCPVVTPGHTLLRVLACGVCRTDLHIFERDLPTMRDPLIPGHQIVGEVIDGATKELPLGSRAGVSWIGGIDGTCPFCKRSEENLCDALSFTGYTIDGGYAEYALVRSDFAYPLPDNVAPQHLAPLLCAGIIGFRSLRVAETRPGERVGLFGFGASASLAIQVLRHWGCEVYVSTRGEQHQHQAQQLGAVWVGSEIDKPPVALDCAVTFAPAGAVVIAALSSLRKGGIVAINAIHLDQMPAFDYDKLLWGERQIRSVANMTRQDARDFLTLAQEIGIRPHVRTFPLDQANNALQAVKHETADGPVVILP from the coding sequence ATGAAAGCTGCCATTCTTCATGCCTCCGCCAGTTCGCTCTTAATCGAAGACGTCCCTTGTCCCGTCGTTACACCAGGCCACACTCTTCTGCGTGTCCTCGCCTGCGGAGTTTGTCGCACCGACCTGCACATCTTCGAGCGCGACTTGCCCACGATGCGCGATCCACTCATCCCGGGCCACCAGATAGTAGGTGAAGTTATTGATGGCGCAACCAAGGAGTTACCACTAGGCTCGCGCGCAGGTGTGTCATGGATCGGTGGCATCGATGGTACATGCCCTTTCTGCAAGCGTAGTGAAGAGAACCTCTGCGATGCTCTTAGCTTCACTGGCTACACAATCGATGGTGGCTATGCGGAATACGCTCTGGTACGTTCCGACTTCGCTTATCCCCTGCCCGATAACGTCGCTCCGCAGCACCTTGCACCTCTGCTCTGCGCTGGTATTATCGGCTTTCGCAGCCTTCGCGTTGCGGAGACCCGACCCGGCGAGCGCGTAGGGCTCTTCGGCTTCGGGGCCTCGGCCTCGCTCGCAATCCAAGTGCTGCGTCATTGGGGCTGCGAGGTCTACGTCTCTACGCGAGGCGAACAGCACCAGCACCAGGCTCAACAACTTGGAGCCGTGTGGGTCGGCTCGGAGATTGATAAGCCTCCCGTCGCGCTGGATTGTGCCGTCACCTTCGCTCCGGCAGGAGCCGTAGTGATTGCTGCATTGTCGAGTCTGCGTAAAGGCGGCATCGTCGCTATCAACGCGATTCATCTCGACCAGATGCCCGCCTTCGACTATGACAAGCTGCTATGGGGGGAACGACAAATTCGCAGCGTCGCCAATATGACCCGTCAGGACGCCCGCGACTTCCTCACGCTTGCACAGGAGATTGGCATTCGCCCACATGTACGCACCTTTCCACTCGATCAGGCGAACAATGCGTTGCAGGCCGTAAAACACGAGACAGCCGACGGCCCTGTCGTCATCCTTCCATAA
- a CDS encoding FmdB family zinc ribbon protein — protein MPLYEYECTQCHKRTEKIQKFSDPEITVCPFCDGHLERVLSAPAVAFKGGGWYADGYGNAKPKSSETKASAPSSSSDSASTTPAAPAATSTPAATTSSGK, from the coding sequence ATGCCGCTCTACGAATACGAATGCACTCAGTGCCACAAACGAACCGAAAAGATCCAGAAATTCTCTGATCCGGAGATTACGGTTTGCCCGTTTTGCGATGGACACCTTGAGCGTGTTCTTTCGGCTCCCGCAGTCGCCTTCAAGGGGGGTGGATGGTATGCCGACGGTTATGGCAATGCTAAGCCGAAGTCTTCCGAGACCAAGGCGAGCGCCCCATCTTCGTCGAGTGATAGCGCCAGCACAACCCCCGCCGCGCCTGCCGCAACTTCAACCCCCGCGGCGACAACTTCTTCCGGCAAGTAA
- a CDS encoding GatB/YqeY domain-containing protein, protein MTIARKIDVDIVTAMKAKDEHRLTTLRMVKSALKNKAIDKRAELTDAEESQILSTLIKQRRESVESFTKGNRPELAEKERIEITMIEGYLPQEASEDDIRSVVQAAIAQLAEAGAKPGPKDMGAAMKIVQQQTMAKGWRVDNKRVSEIVKTELAK, encoded by the coding sequence ATGACGATCGCCAGGAAGATCGATGTCGATATTGTCACCGCGATGAAGGCGAAAGACGAACACAGGCTGACAACGCTGCGTATGGTGAAGTCGGCATTGAAAAATAAGGCCATCGACAAGCGAGCGGAGCTCACCGACGCGGAAGAATCGCAGATCCTCTCGACGCTGATCAAGCAGCGGCGGGAATCAGTGGAGAGTTTTACCAAGGGCAATCGCCCAGAACTCGCCGAAAAAGAACGCATCGAAATCACGATGATTGAGGGCTATCTGCCCCAGGAGGCCAGCGAAGACGATATCCGCTCGGTCGTCCAGGCGGCGATTGCGCAGCTTGCAGAGGCAGGCGCAAAGCCCGGTCCGAAGGACATGGGAGCTGCGATGAAGATCGTCCAGCAACAAACCATGGCGAAGGGCTGGCGCGTAGATAACAAGCGGGTTAGCGAAATCGTCAAGACAGAACTGGCGAAGTAA
- a CDS encoding helix-turn-helix transcriptional regulator — MRRADRLFRIVQFLRQGRLQTAQTLATKLQVSQRTIYRDIQDLQLAGTPIEGEAGVGYTLRRDMDLPPLMFTRGELTALVLGARLVRAWGGEENVLGAAQALQRIEAVLPADLRNEFDSILLYAPGYRMKPHLRARLDSLHMACKMRRVASFRYIREDGEVSERCVWPLALVFWSGVWTLTSWCELRNDFRDFRLDRMDEVAILERTFTPKKGQRLEDHIKKVVPSAEERRELMAPASSSL, encoded by the coding sequence ATGCGACGTGCAGACCGCCTCTTTCGGATTGTGCAGTTCCTGCGTCAGGGACGGCTACAGACAGCGCAGACGCTCGCTACGAAGTTGCAGGTTTCGCAACGGACCATCTATCGCGATATTCAGGACCTTCAACTTGCCGGAACCCCCATCGAAGGTGAGGCCGGCGTCGGTTACACGCTGCGCCGCGATATGGACCTGCCACCGTTGATGTTCACCCGTGGAGAATTGACCGCACTGGTCCTTGGCGCTCGCCTGGTGCGGGCCTGGGGAGGCGAGGAGAATGTGCTTGGGGCCGCTCAGGCCCTGCAACGCATCGAGGCCGTCCTGCCCGCCGATCTGCGCAACGAGTTCGACTCCATTCTGCTCTACGCTCCGGGCTACAGGATGAAGCCGCATCTGCGCGCCCGGCTTGATTCGCTGCACATGGCCTGCAAGATGCGCCGCGTCGCCAGCTTCCGATACATTCGCGAAGACGGCGAAGTGAGCGAGCGTTGTGTATGGCCGCTGGCGCTCGTTTTCTGGAGCGGAGTGTGGACCCTGACCTCATGGTGCGAACTGCGGAATGATTTTCGCGACTTCCGCCTGGATCGCATGGACGAGGTAGCCATCCTCGAGCGAACCTTTACACCGAAAAAAGGTCAGCGGCTCGAAGATCACATCAAGAAGGTTGTGCCCTCGGCCGAAGAGCGCCGCGAACTGATGGCCCCCGCTTCCAGCTCGCTGTAG
- a CDS encoding gamma carbonic anhydrase family protein produces the protein MIRNYQGKTPAIPASCYVDVSAQVIGDVELGEQASVWMNAVVRGDVNSIRIGAKSNVQDCAVLHGMRYVYPVIVGEMVTIGHNATVHGCVIEDAVLVGIGAVILNNARIGEGSIIAAGAVIPEQAVIPPRSLVVGIPGKVKKSLGEEDHKLILKYAQNYLDYTAIYLAEMKSGSMSAGQ, from the coding sequence ATGATCAGGAATTATCAGGGAAAGACGCCGGCGATTCCAGCAAGCTGCTATGTGGATGTCTCGGCCCAGGTGATCGGTGATGTGGAGCTGGGAGAACAGGCCAGCGTATGGATGAATGCGGTGGTGCGAGGCGATGTAAACTCCATCCGGATCGGCGCCAAGAGCAATGTGCAGGACTGTGCCGTGCTACACGGAATGCGCTATGTATACCCCGTGATTGTGGGCGAAATGGTGACCATCGGACACAACGCTACGGTACACGGCTGCGTGATTGAAGATGCGGTTCTGGTGGGAATTGGCGCGGTGATTCTGAATAATGCGCGGATCGGTGAGGGCTCGATTATCGCAGCAGGAGCCGTGATCCCGGAGCAGGCAGTGATTCCTCCGCGATCGCTGGTGGTCGGCATACCCGGCAAGGTGAAGAAGTCGCTCGGTGAAGAGGACCACAAATTGATTCTTAAATATGCCCAGAACTACCTGGACTATACGGCAATCTACTTGGCAGAGATGAAGTCGGGTTCGATGTCTGCTGGCCAGTAA
- a CDS encoding VOC family protein: MSEQMTVKQNAINWFEIPCEDLDRATGFYETLLGVKMERYNEGSPMALFASEQTGTGGTLVKRTFQKPGRGGAMVYLNCNGELDNVLARVRKAGGLVLMPKTPVPGGHGHFACLRDSEGNHIGLHSY, encoded by the coding sequence ATGAGCGAACAAATGACCGTAAAACAGAATGCTATCAACTGGTTTGAGATTCCCTGCGAAGACCTGGACAGGGCCACCGGTTTTTATGAAACCCTGCTGGGCGTCAAGATGGAGCGCTATAACGAAGGAAGTCCGATGGCGTTGTTCGCTTCTGAACAGACCGGAACTGGCGGCACTCTGGTCAAAAGGACGTTCCAGAAACCCGGCCGCGGCGGCGCGATGGTCTACCTGAACTGCAATGGCGAACTGGACAACGTCCTGGCGCGTGTTCGCAAGGCCGGAGGCCTGGTGCTGATGCCCAAAACCCCCGTCCCGGGCGGCCACGGCCACTTCGCCTGCCTGCGTGATTCCGAAGGGAATCACATCGGATTGCACTCGTACTGA
- the bla gene encoding class A beta-lactamase, protein MTAAALSPRALLATSTPDLSSTLAALEKKSGGRLGCAILFPSGRRVTHRADERFPMCSTFKFLAAALVLQRVDQEKEHLDRSVGFSKSDLVAYSPVTEKHVGSSMTVAELCKAALTFSDNTAANLLLASFGGPPAITAFARSLGDTMTRLDRTETSLNEGTPGDPRDTTTPTAMLGNLQRILFGNVLKPSSRQQLTDWMLANTTGKLKFVAGLPTDWKVADKTGAGDHGSNNDVGVLYPPVGKPILITSYLTETTVPTEERNAIHAEIARAIAASYRS, encoded by the coding sequence ATGACAGCCGCAGCACTCTCACCTCGCGCACTGCTGGCCACCTCCACACCTGACCTCTCCTCGACCCTCGCTGCTCTGGAAAAGAAGAGCGGAGGCCGCCTTGGTTGCGCCATCCTCTTTCCTTCGGGGAGACGCGTTACGCATCGCGCCGACGAACGATTCCCCATGTGCAGCACCTTCAAGTTTCTTGCTGCTGCATTGGTGCTTCAACGCGTCGATCAGGAAAAGGAACATCTGGATCGCTCCGTTGGCTTCTCGAAGAGCGACCTTGTCGCGTACTCACCCGTGACCGAAAAACACGTAGGCAGCAGCATGACAGTTGCCGAGCTTTGTAAGGCAGCGCTGACCTTCAGCGATAACACTGCCGCCAATCTCCTGTTGGCCAGTTTCGGAGGCCCACCTGCCATCACGGCCTTTGCTCGTTCCTTGGGCGACACGATGACAAGGCTCGACCGCACCGAAACTTCGCTTAACGAAGGCACTCCCGGCGACCCGCGCGACACAACGACTCCCACCGCGATGCTGGGGAATTTGCAACGCATTCTCTTCGGCAACGTTCTCAAGCCATCGTCACGTCAACAGCTTACGGACTGGATGCTCGCTAACACCACCGGAAAACTAAAGTTCGTTGCCGGGCTGCCGACAGACTGGAAGGTTGCGGATAAGACGGGCGCGGGCGACCACGGCTCAAATAACGACGTCGGCGTCCTCTATCCACCTGTGGGTAAACCGATCCTCATTACCTCGTACCTGACCGAGACCACAGTCCCCACCGAGGAGCGCAACGCGATCCACGCCGAGATTGCCCGTGCCATAGCCGCATCTTATCGATCATGA